Proteins encoded within one genomic window of Arachis ipaensis cultivar K30076 chromosome B08, Araip1.1, whole genome shotgun sequence:
- the LOC107612138 gene encoding uncharacterized protein LOC107612138, whose translation MEEVLNLDHETSCWVVGTIVSVDVGLKDWFYVSCNTCPRKVQPNKDRYWCDHCRKVGFNGALRYRLAVILTDGTGCIKVTLWNSEAKTIVGKSASEIRDPTDTYPGSSYPKAFDAIVERKYLFKLSVTYRNIRSVDQPYNVVKISDDESLIGLYSTESSTSVNIGARVHSFTTSLGGGSHEGDQSFSATLDGSCQLETESEANALGFISALKDSPTESKCESVHASPVKSVVGEVVDNAITVGICTPDGQGSSNKTFKRNTGKRKLE comes from the exons ATGGAAGAAGTTCTCAACTTGGACCAT GAGACATCATGTTGGGTTGTTGGTACCATAGTTTCTGTCGATGTGGGTTTGAAGGATTGGTTCTACGTATCGTGCAACACATGTCCCAGAAAAGTGCAGCCAAATAAGGACCGCTATTGGTGTGATCATTGTAGAAAGGTTGGGTTTAATGGTGCTCTGAG ATATCGTCTTGCTGTCATCCTTACTGATGGTACCGGTTGTATTAAGGTGACCTTATGGAATTCAGAAGCCAAGACTATTGTTGGCAAATCAGCCAGTGAAATACGTGATCCGACT GATACATACCCGGGAAGTTCGTATCCGAAAGCTTTCGATGCGATTGTTGAAAGGAAGTATTTGTTTAAATTGTCTGTGACGTATCGGAATATCAGGTCGGTTGACCAGCCTTACAATGTAGTTAAGATAAGTGATGATGAGTCGCTGATAGGCCTTTATTCGACGGAATCTTCGACTTCCGTTAATATTGGG GCAAGGGTTCACAGTTTTACAACCAGTTTGGGTGGTGGTTCTCATGAAGGGGATCAAAGTTTTAGTGCCACTTTGGATGGTTCTTGCCAATTGGAAACTGAATCAGAAGCAAATGCGTTGGGTTTTATATCTGCATTGAAG GACTCCCCAACTGAAAGCAAATGTGAAAGCGTCCATGCCAGTCCCGTTAAGTCGGTGGTCGGTGAGGTTGTTGACAATGCTATCACGGTAGGGATATGTACTCCAGATGGTCAAGGTTCCAGCAACAAGACATTTAAAAGAAACACTGGAAAGAGGAAGCTAGAGTAA
- the LOC110265905 gene encoding uncharacterized protein LOC110265905: MATLSISNSATHGVDRVADINPSKLEWSVVVGVVRLYEVPSQWNPDEAFSIEMILQDERGDRIHCSVPRNSIVIFRSVIREHEIYSMKNFIVQGYGKLTPDTFVFNPFRFTKYEEIEAMASVVAQNHLIDCIGHVVAKEDARDLVTKTGQHTKRMVVYLEDLEGHKMKCTLFGTFVDEVVTFLHRPDFYLSKVI; the protein is encoded by the exons ATGGCCACGCTTAGTATTTCAAATAGTGCAACCCATGGAGTTGATCGTGTGGCAGACATCAACCCGTCTAAACTAGAATGGTCCGTGGTGGTGGGCGTTGTTCGACTGTACGAGGTTCCGAGTCAGTGGAATCCGGATGAAGCTTTTAGCATCGAGATGATCCTTCAGGATGAACGG GGTGATCGGATCCATTGTAGTGTACCGAGGAACAGCATTGTGATATTTAGGAGTGTTATCCGCGAGCATGAAATCTATTCCATGAAGAACTTCATTGTGCAAGGCTATGGAAA ACTCACCCCTGACACATTTGTTTTCAACCCGTTTCGATTCACAAAGTATGAAGAAATTGAGGCAATGGCTTCAGTTGTCGCTCAAAACCACTTGATCG ATTGCATTGGTCATGTGGTAGCTAAAGAAGATGCAAGAGATTTGGTTACCAAAACTGGGCAACACACTAAACGCATGGTGGTTTACTTGGAGGATTTAGA GGGACATAAGATGAAGTGTACTCTATTTGGCACCTTTGTTGATGAAGTGGTTACATTCTTGCATAGGCCAGATT TTTACTTGAGCAAGGTGATCTAG